A region from the Mesorhizobium sp. J8 genome encodes:
- a CDS encoding calcium-binding protein, with the protein MEKVISGGQGSNSLFGSNGDDLMLDPTGDDWIDGGFGNDSISAGEGNDRVFGGVGNDRVFGDEGNDYLYGDMGRDKPRILAANILGADNDKLYGGAGDDALFAGDGRDNLTGGAGQDTFVFQFHNPQGGVDKNFGPNPDHTTIVDFDPSQDTFTFDAVGLGSDGVEANFVNHATRGNHVDTFYSGPANGANGEHVVVITHHSFADGSAAAKGISGEAAGDIIAYFNYNTMTAELGYVTSENNVDDFAHLGNVQSLLDLADLSLTASDFRFC; encoded by the coding sequence ATGGAAAAGGTAATTTCAGGCGGCCAGGGTAGCAACAGTCTCTTTGGCAGCAATGGCGATGATCTAATGCTCGATCCGACGGGAGACGACTGGATCGATGGTGGTTTCGGCAACGACTCCATCTCTGCCGGCGAGGGCAATGACAGGGTATTCGGTGGCGTGGGCAATGACCGGGTCTTCGGCGACGAGGGTAACGACTACCTCTACGGCGACATGGGCCGCGATAAACCGCGCATTCTAGCTGCGAACATCCTCGGTGCGGATAACGACAAGCTCTACGGCGGCGCCGGCGACGACGCCCTCTTCGCGGGCGACGGTAGAGACAATCTGACGGGGGGTGCCGGTCAGGATACCTTCGTGTTCCAGTTCCACAACCCGCAGGGCGGGGTCGATAAAAACTTTGGGCCAAACCCTGACCACACCACCATTGTGGATTTTGACCCATCGCAGGATACTTTCACCTTCGATGCGGTAGGTCTTGGCAGCGATGGTGTTGAAGCTAATTTCGTTAATCACGCGACGCGTGGCAATCACGTGGACACCTTCTACAGCGGCCCCGCCAATGGCGCGAACGGGGAGCATGTCGTAGTGATCACTCATCACAGTTTTGCCGATGGCTCGGCCGCAGCCAAGGGTATCTCCGGCGAGGCTGCAGGCGATATCATTGCCTATTTCAATTATAACACCATGACGGCGGAACTGGGTTATGTTACCTCCGAGAACAACGTGGACGACTTCGCGCACCTTGGCAACGTGCAAAGCTTGCTCGACCTGGCCGACCTGAGCCTGACCGCGTCGGATTTCAGGTTCTGCTGA
- a CDS encoding helix-turn-helix transcriptional regulator, translated as MRTIRRSQLKEIVPLSDTTIYEMEQRGEFPRRFNLTPRCVVWDLAEVEAWIEQQRNASSAGRTQLSNAPDVRLRKARPVKSDQE; from the coding sequence GTGCGAACTATACGCCGGTCGCAGTTGAAGGAAATCGTTCCGCTATCCGACACGACCATTTATGAGATGGAACAACGTGGCGAGTTCCCGCGACGGTTCAATCTCACCCCCCGCTGCGTCGTCTGGGACTTGGCAGAAGTCGAAGCTTGGATAGAGCAGCAGCGGAACGCATCATCTGCCGGCAGGACCCAGCTCTCCAATGCTCCCGACGTAAGACTGCGAAAGGCGAGACCTGTTAAGTCGGATCAAGAGTAA
- a CDS encoding DUF1403 family protein has product MIRLDPAIATSVLTPPTVPAWALGRDAPSDAAAAFQAGAALASLDTLARAQPAWAGAWRQRLALDCAAASMRLAGRAEDEAALRDAWQLCPAGADPGPAGTIFGAWRQLVLQPPAISADRLAKVTEMLGLAWDNEALTDLCAQIEQLAGSQRPAPFAAAAIAAHVVAMRPDAELFAWWLADLVLARDLRWPRPLPLLIARAFGPVFRAEAGGGARIRPWQKGFERAVCVALVQGAAEACRLAAELSRRAEKLLAVAPQLRAKGAGDVIVLLLNEDAVAGSLVTKNLSRFAARRLFERLQHLGAVRELSGRPTFRLFGL; this is encoded by the coding sequence ATGATTCGCCTCGATCCAGCGATCGCTACGTCCGTCCTCACGCCGCCCACCGTTCCGGCCTGGGCGCTAGGCCGGGACGCGCCCAGTGACGCGGCCGCCGCCTTCCAGGCGGGAGCCGCACTGGCTTCGCTGGACACGCTTGCCCGCGCGCAACCTGCTTGGGCCGGCGCCTGGCGCCAGCGGCTGGCGCTCGACTGTGCCGCCGCCTCGATGCGGCTCGCCGGCCGCGCCGAGGATGAAGCCGCGCTGCGCGATGCCTGGCAGCTTTGCCCGGCCGGCGCCGATCCGGGTCCGGCCGGCACCATTTTTGGCGCCTGGCGCCAGTTGGTGCTGCAGCCGCCGGCGATCAGCGCCGATCGGCTGGCAAAAGTGACCGAGATGCTCGGGCTCGCCTGGGACAATGAGGCTCTCACCGACCTCTGCGCGCAGATCGAGCAACTGGCGGGCTCCCAACGCCCGGCGCCGTTCGCGGCGGCGGCGATCGCCGCGCACGTCGTCGCCATGCGGCCCGATGCCGAGCTGTTTGCCTGGTGGCTCGCCGACCTGGTGCTGGCGCGGGACTTGCGCTGGCCTCGGCCGTTGCCGCTGTTGATAGCGCGGGCTTTTGGGCCGGTCTTCCGCGCCGAGGCCGGCGGCGGCGCGCGCATCCGACCCTGGCAAAAGGGTTTTGAGCGCGCGGTCTGCGTCGCGCTGGTTCAGGGAGCGGCCGAGGCTTGTCGGTTGGCGGCCGAGTTGTCGCGCCGCGCTGAAAAACTGCTGGCGGTGGCGCCCCAACTGCGCGCCAAGGGAGCCGGCGACGTGATCGTTTTGCTCCTGAATGAAGATGCCGTGGCCGGATCGCTTGTGACAAAGAACCTGTCGCGCTTTGCGGCGCGGCGGCTGTTCGAGCGCCTCCAGCACCTCGGGGCCGTGCGCGAGCTCTCCGGCCGTCCGACCTTCCGGCTGTTTGGGCTGTAG
- a CDS encoding DUF6527 family protein: MQDLRPPALRWTRRHDTVAGSGAVMKFRLPLSWVEWLGACRVLQRPHFLACEVPEAPDVLAPGMLYHEVRDGYPKWAHLACPRCGEHIQLQTAEARQRWTLRIDWLNRPTVSPSIWETQSCGAHFFVRSGQLLWTADDRR; this comes from the coding sequence ATGCAAGATCTGCGGCCGCCGGCATTACGATGGACGCGGCGACATGACACCGTTGCTGGATCTGGTGCTGTGATGAAGTTCCGACTGCCTCTATCGTGGGTCGAATGGCTTGGCGCGTGTCGTGTTTTGCAGCGCCCTCATTTTCTGGCGTGCGAAGTACCGGAGGCTCCTGACGTGCTCGCACCTGGGATGCTTTATCACGAGGTCCGCGACGGCTATCCCAAATGGGCCCACCTGGCATGTCCTCGCTGCGGCGAACATATCCAGCTACAGACGGCAGAGGCGCGGCAACGATGGACCTTGCGTATCGACTGGCTGAACCGCCCGACCGTTTCGCCTTCGATCTGGGAGACCCAGAGCTGCGGAGCTCACTTCTTCGTACGGAGCGGCCAGCTTTTGTGGACTGCTGACGACCGTCGTTAG
- a CDS encoding HesA/MoeB/ThiF family protein, which produces MTHFSLRMLEDHRRRLRELLLSDENEAAAMALCGRSRIHNPWNGEVDERFVVREVVAVPPEAYHERRPDGFTWSTAPFYGLLKRAESQDLAVAVFHSHPRGVLKFSTHDDESDQALFSLAFNRLESRRPHLSVIMDRDGAFVGRVFGPELRPEIFSDIVVIGERWDFGAAVGDSNTAELDRQRRAFGARTSGQLAKLKIGIVGLGGTGSAVAALVSRIGARHLALIDPDRVEDTNLGRLHFATRYDANLRRLKVDVVGEGIAELGLPTSIVRLPHFDSHPEALAALRACDVVFGCTDDHLGREVLNRLAHFYYVPVIDLGLLIEPNDQGGYDTFDGRVTVVQPGYPCQTCRGLIKDEQMFLDSLRRDDELLAARQQAGYVTGNPDPNPVVVTFTTEVAAMAVNELFHRLNGFRGPDEHASERVRSFRYLKDSDTLPQGKSKPECKICGRRHYDGRGDMTPLLDLVL; this is translated from the coding sequence ATGACACATTTTAGCCTGCGGATGCTTGAAGACCACCGCCGACGGCTGCGAGAATTGCTGCTTTCCGATGAAAACGAGGCCGCGGCAATGGCGCTATGCGGCCGCTCGCGTATTCACAATCCCTGGAACGGCGAGGTTGACGAACGATTTGTCGTAAGGGAGGTGGTTGCAGTGCCACCCGAGGCATATCACGAGCGTCGACCGGATGGTTTCACGTGGTCGACCGCGCCGTTCTACGGGTTGCTCAAGAGGGCGGAGAGCCAGGATTTAGCAGTGGCGGTGTTTCACTCGCACCCCCGGGGTGTCCTGAAATTCTCGACGCATGATGACGAGTCGGATCAGGCTCTTTTTTCACTCGCTTTCAATCGCCTCGAAAGCCGGCGGCCGCATCTATCGGTTATCATGGATCGCGACGGAGCTTTCGTCGGGCGCGTGTTCGGCCCCGAACTTCGGCCTGAGATTTTCTCGGACATTGTGGTGATCGGCGAACGTTGGGATTTCGGTGCGGCAGTTGGGGATTCGAATACGGCAGAGTTGGACCGCCAACGTCGCGCTTTCGGTGCCCGGACGTCCGGCCAGCTAGCCAAGCTAAAGATAGGAATCGTCGGTCTGGGTGGCACTGGTTCCGCCGTGGCGGCCCTTGTATCGCGAATCGGCGCGCGGCACCTAGCGCTGATCGATCCGGATCGAGTCGAAGACACGAACCTTGGCCGTCTCCACTTTGCGACCCGCTATGATGCCAATCTAAGACGCCTGAAGGTCGACGTTGTCGGAGAGGGGATCGCTGAGTTGGGGCTGCCCACCAGCATCGTTCGTTTGCCGCACTTCGATTCCCACCCTGAGGCTCTGGCGGCGTTGCGCGCCTGCGACGTAGTTTTCGGTTGCACCGACGATCATCTTGGGCGGGAGGTGCTGAATCGGCTAGCCCATTTCTACTACGTTCCTGTTATCGATCTCGGGCTTCTGATCGAACCGAACGATCAGGGTGGCTACGACACCTTCGACGGACGTGTGACGGTTGTTCAACCAGGCTACCCATGTCAGACGTGCCGAGGCCTGATCAAGGATGAGCAGATGTTCCTGGACAGCCTGCGACGGGACGACGAACTTCTGGCCGCACGACAGCAAGCTGGGTATGTGACGGGCAACCCTGACCCCAACCCTGTCGTGGTGACCTTCACGACAGAGGTCGCTGCAATGGCCGTCAATGAACTCTTTCACCGCCTGAACGGATTTCGCGGGCCTGATGAGCATGCTTCCGAACGGGTGCGGTCTTTCAGATATCTGAAGGATTCGGACACGCTCCCACAGGGCAAGTCTAAACCCGAATGCAAGATCTGCGGCCGCCGGCATTACGATGGACGCGGCGACATGACACCGTTGCTGGATCTGGTGCTGTGA
- a CDS encoding E2/UBC family protein — translation MFLPEDDQIYLAQKSLRYTLREEAAGQDIRRGIEFPEFEVPANLARKVNGQPVPGGQVRLLVLIPPGYAKVRLDSWYVSPGLFHLDGREVDRANGQQVLFGENWQFWSRHLTDGEWRADIDGLATYLQYIHSGLRAA, via the coding sequence ATGTTCCTGCCCGAAGATGATCAGATATACCTCGCGCAGAAATCGCTGCGGTACACGCTTCGAGAAGAGGCTGCGGGTCAGGATATCCGCAGGGGAATAGAGTTTCCCGAATTCGAAGTTCCGGCGAACCTCGCTCGAAAGGTGAACGGCCAGCCTGTTCCGGGTGGCCAGGTCCGCTTGCTAGTCCTCATCCCTCCGGGATATGCAAAAGTGAGGCTGGACAGCTGGTATGTGTCGCCAGGCCTCTTCCACCTGGACGGGCGTGAGGTCGACAGGGCTAACGGACAGCAGGTTCTGTTCGGGGAAAACTGGCAGTTTTGGTCGCGTCATTTGACTGACGGAGAATGGCGCGCCGACATCGACGGACTCGCAACCTACCTCCAATACATCCATTCGGGATTGCGGGCAGCATGA
- a CDS encoding multiubiquitin domain-containing protein, with the protein MTENDQASSGGVSQGKGNASAGDKGDNQGHGGNQGLQFHLIVNRVEHNWATETITGAEIRHLAGSPADWVVNQIVPGPGGDPEIGDGQAVHLDEKAPPPGRKRFTTRKPATSPGA; encoded by the coding sequence ATGACTGAAAACGATCAAGCATCCAGCGGCGGAGTCAGCCAAGGTAAAGGCAACGCCTCCGCCGGGGACAAAGGTGACAATCAAGGGCATGGTGGAAACCAGGGACTCCAGTTTCACCTGATCGTCAATCGCGTCGAACATAACTGGGCGACGGAGACGATCACTGGCGCCGAGATCAGGCATTTGGCCGGCAGCCCGGCAGACTGGGTCGTGAATCAGATCGTACCAGGCCCGGGCGGAGATCCGGAAATCGGCGACGGTCAAGCTGTGCACCTTGACGAAAAGGCTCCGCCTCCCGGGCGCAAGCGGTTTACCACGCGCAAGCCTGCGACTTCTCCTGGCGCGTGA
- a CDS encoding helix-turn-helix domain-containing protein codes for MPATLREKLKRLRTAKGYSLDELARLSGASKSYLWELENRDERKPSAEKLVEIARVLDVTTDYLTDDKAEFDDAQVKEAFFRKFNRLDDDTKSKIMDMIDTWSKKK; via the coding sequence ATGCCGGCGACGCTCCGCGAGAAGCTCAAAAGATTGCGAACCGCCAAGGGCTACTCCCTAGACGAACTCGCCCGACTCTCCGGAGCCAGCAAAAGCTATCTTTGGGAACTTGAGAATCGCGACGAGCGGAAGCCCTCGGCTGAAAAATTGGTGGAAATAGCTCGCGTTCTCGATGTGACGACTGACTATCTCACGGATGATAAGGCAGAATTTGACGACGCTCAGGTCAAGGAAGCCTTTTTCCGCAAGTTCAATCGCCTTGACGACGACACGAAGAGCAAGATCATGGATATGATCGACACCTGGAGCAAAAAGAAGTGA
- a CDS encoding ImmA/IrrE family metallo-endopeptidase, with amino-acid sequence MPTTWGGWASRVSAYVKQGKELLGQPRFPVRIAEIAPDYSRNVFPNEPITLVRGQDFQGKFEGALVPNDKRNEWAIFFDSGHASKGRINFSQAHEFGHYLTHRHLSGKPFYCSRRDMWGWDSAYGQMESEANRFASFVLMPPDDFRLQTADFRRPTLAQFEPLRQRYEVSLTAAVLNWLKDTKRRAMLVVSRDGFIDWSWGSEALFKSGVFFKARQMTIQVPESSLAALGRRSGLTEIEHAAGIWNPTEPVFESAVFSEYHDMTLSLLIYLGSGADRWSERSEEDLGIKDAFEVFQRQL; translated from the coding sequence ATGCCGACGACTTGGGGCGGATGGGCCTCCCGCGTATCGGCATATGTCAAGCAGGGAAAAGAGCTACTCGGGCAGCCAAGGTTTCCTGTTCGCATCGCGGAGATCGCTCCTGACTATTCCCGAAACGTTTTTCCGAATGAACCGATCACGCTGGTGCGAGGCCAGGATTTTCAAGGAAAGTTTGAAGGCGCCCTCGTTCCAAATGACAAGCGTAATGAGTGGGCCATTTTCTTCGACTCCGGGCACGCATCCAAGGGCCGTATCAATTTTTCCCAGGCCCATGAGTTCGGCCACTATCTCACGCATCGCCACCTCAGCGGAAAGCCATTCTACTGCTCGCGCCGGGATATGTGGGGTTGGGATTCCGCTTATGGCCAGATGGAGTCGGAGGCGAACCGCTTTGCCTCCTTTGTACTCATGCCGCCTGACGACTTCCGACTGCAAACCGCGGATTTCCGGCGGCCAACTCTCGCGCAATTCGAGCCGCTACGCCAAAGGTATGAGGTATCGTTGACGGCAGCCGTGCTCAATTGGTTGAAGGATACCAAGCGGCGCGCGATGCTGGTGGTTAGTCGGGATGGATTCATCGACTGGTCTTGGGGCAGCGAGGCGTTGTTCAAATCAGGCGTTTTCTTCAAAGCCAGGCAGATGACAATTCAGGTCCCCGAGTCGTCGCTGGCGGCGCTCGGCCGACGCAGTGGCCTCACCGAAATCGAGCATGCCGCGGGAATATGGAATCCGACAGAGCCAGTCTTCGAGTCGGCCGTGTTTTCTGAGTATCACGACATGACCCTATCGTTGTTGATCTATCTTGGCTCTGGAGCCGACCGATGGTCCGAACGATCCGAGGAAGATCTCGGCATAAAGGATGCCTTCGAGGTCTTTCAGCGCCAGCTCTAA
- a CDS encoding ParA family protein — protein sequence MSVYAIWNNKGGVGKSYLTFQIAAEYARTHPNEKVLVIDLCPQSNSSSMLLGGIIDGERHLDQIALTAAARRKTIAGYIEERILSPYMSPNVGASYVSQVRPFNDAVPSNLYLVVGDEELEIQASRVANATTPGPADAWRIVHFWISDLIADIRRSWGVQDSTVFIDCNPSFTVYTELAMSASDNLIIPFSADGSSKRAVKAVLALLYGITRIAGAPQSQFFLESQRWRMSIPRIYSYVGNRLTQMNLGAAGAFKTVVNEIGAEIWNVWKSNPSLFAIHPSGTQIPSSQRDFRRMFQAEINDANTASVISGALGIPIMGLHAGTKNLAGRTITVNQSQLDRQKPNISDFVKTIV from the coding sequence ATGTCAGTTTATGCAATTTGGAATAACAAAGGGGGAGTTGGGAAAAGCTACCTGACTTTCCAGATCGCAGCAGAATACGCGCGTACCCACCCGAATGAGAAAGTACTTGTGATCGATTTATGCCCGCAATCGAATTCGTCTAGTATGCTTCTCGGTGGGATCATTGATGGCGAGAGACACTTGGATCAGATTGCCTTGACGGCGGCAGCCCGTCGTAAAACGATCGCGGGATACATCGAAGAAAGAATTTTAAGTCCTTATATGAGCCCGAATGTTGGAGCTTCATATGTATCCCAGGTGCGGCCTTTCAATGATGCAGTTCCAAGTAACCTATATCTGGTCGTCGGCGATGAGGAACTCGAGATTCAAGCCTCTCGTGTCGCGAATGCAACCACACCAGGGCCAGCCGACGCATGGCGAATCGTGCACTTTTGGATATCTGATCTCATAGCGGATATTCGCCGGTCTTGGGGCGTGCAAGATTCGACCGTCTTCATCGACTGCAACCCCAGCTTCACGGTCTACACAGAGCTTGCAATGTCAGCCTCGGACAATCTCATTATCCCCTTCTCAGCAGATGGATCTTCAAAGCGTGCGGTCAAGGCTGTGCTCGCGCTACTCTACGGAATCACCCGCATTGCTGGTGCTCCGCAGTCCCAGTTTTTCCTTGAATCCCAGCGCTGGAGAATGTCGATACCGCGTATCTACAGTTATGTGGGGAACAGACTGACGCAGATGAATTTAGGAGCTGCCGGCGCGTTCAAGACAGTTGTCAATGAGATCGGCGCCGAAATCTGGAACGTTTGGAAGAGCAACCCGAGCTTGTTCGCCATTCACCCGTCCGGCACACAAATTCCTTCCTCCCAGCGGGACTTTCGGCGCATGTTCCAGGCGGAAATCAACGATGCTAATACCGCCTCTGTGATTTCGGGAGCGCTTGGAATCCCGATTATGGGATTGCATGCCGGCACCAAGAATCTTGCCGGCAGAACCATTACAGTAAATCAGTCGCAGCTCGATCGGCAAAAACCTAACATCAGCGACTTTGTGAAAACGATAGTTTGA